One Microbacterium trichothecenolyticum DNA window includes the following coding sequences:
- a CDS encoding DUF732 domain-containing protein: protein MKRTLTLTASVLALLTLSGCTGVTAETKHESITITPGQTGTFTNGNSTIIVGGDPTDAPVDETTYLSDARADATSSGPVHSASDADLLAAGKAVCDQLTQGVDEEKVQVKLAGTTLTAGGADAIAIVEAATLSLCR, encoded by the coding sequence ATGAAGCGCACTCTCACCCTGACCGCGTCCGTTCTCGCCCTGCTGACCCTCTCCGGCTGCACCGGAGTCACCGCGGAGACGAAGCACGAATCCATCACGATCACTCCCGGTCAGACGGGTACCTTCACCAACGGGAACTCGACGATCATCGTCGGCGGAGACCCCACGGATGCGCCCGTTGACGAGACCACGTACCTCTCCGACGCGCGGGCCGACGCCACCTCGTCCGGCCCCGTCCACTCCGCCTCCGACGCGGATCTGCTCGCGGCGGGCAAAGCCGTGTGCGATCAGCTCACCCAGGGCGTCGATGAGGAGAAGGTGCAGGTCAAGCTCGCGGGAACGACGCTGACCGCCGGCGGTGCCGACGCCATCGCCATCGTCGAAGCCGCGACGCTCTCGCTCTGCCGGTGA